From the Candidatus Saccharibacteria bacterium genome, the window CAAGCTCATAAAGGCAAGGAGAATTAGCCATAAAATCCCAGCATGTATAAATTCCATCTGTTTCATGTAATCCTAGATTAACACGAGTTTCGCACTTTGAGGTCATGTGCATTTTCTCCTCGAAGCACAGAAGGAGCCGTACTGAGGTACGGCGAGTGAGTACTGGAGAGGAAAAATGTGCAGGAGCCGAAGAAGCCAGCGGTGCGGCCAGCTTCGCTGGACGGCAGGCTGGCTGGTGCGAAACTTGTGATTAATTAAAACACGCCTTAGGCATATTACCTAGGCGTTGAATTTACATAGGTCGAAAGGCGATAAATCCGCTCAATATAAATTAATGTATAGCGCTTATCGCCTTCGACTGACTGACCGCTCTTGTCGCCTTTAGGGCAACTCGAGCGACTATTGTTTGTTGTTTTTGTTTTGGCTTAGCCAAGTTCAATACTACTACATCATGCTTGATTTGTCAATACGCTTTTGCTCGTCCTGATATACTAAGCCCCAATCCCTCCGACACCTCGGTGTGTAGAATTGGGGCATATGTGTATGAAGAAGAACCTAACCCGACATCAAGTTATTGCCTATCGTAAACGAGTGTTAACTGAAGCCGATGCGAAAGGCGCGGCAATCGCTGCCCGAATGTTTGGGATCCATCGGGATACTATCTATGCTTGGCGGATCGAACTGTTCCCGCAGAAGCCTGGACCAAAAGGCAGGGTATCCTGGCAGACGAATGAAGACATTGAGGATTTGGTGCTACAAATCAGGCTGGGACTATCCTATGGCCCGAAGCGAATCGTCGATGAGATGAGTGACTCTGGAATATCCATTGGCGAGAAAGCTGTCCGCGGCATTATTGAACGAGCCGACCTCGTAAAGCACCAGAAACATCCAAAGAAAAAGCCAACGAGACCGTTCTACGCGCCCTATCCAGGCTACCGAGTGCAGATTGACACTAAGGCTGCACCGGTTCGTCCGGACGAAGATAAACGACGGAGTCGGAGACAGCAGTTTACAGCGATAGACATTGTCAGCAAGATCCGGTACCTGGCGGTCAAGGATGGCTTGTCGAATAGCAACTCAATCGCCTTTGTGCGTGAAGCCCTGGCGTTCTACGAATCGATTGGTATTACGGTGGAATGTGTCCAGACAGATAACCACTCCACGTTCACCAATTTGTCTACTGGCGGTAACAAAAAGCGTGACCATGAGCTCAGACGTATCCACCCGTTCACGCAGTACCTGCTCGACCGGGGCATCGAGCACAAGCTATCCCGACCGGGTACACCCCAACATAATGGTTTTGTCGAGCGGAGCCATCGGACAGACGAAGAAGAGTTTTACCACGTCACCAAAACGACCGAGCTTGATGTCGTCGCGTTCAACGAAGCAATGAAACTATGGCAGAACGAATACAATCGCGTGAGACGGCATAGCAGCTGCAATAACCTGCCGCCAATGGAGCACTATGAAGCGGTATGGAAAGGAACAG encodes:
- a CDS encoding transposase family protein encodes the protein MKKNLTRHQVIAYRKRVLTEADAKGAAIAARMFGIHRDTIYAWRIELFPQKPGPKGRVSWQTNEDIEDLVLQIRLGLSYGPKRIVDEMSDSGISIGEKAVRGIIERADLVKHQKHPKKKPTRPFYAPYPGYRVQIDTKAAPVRPDEDKRRSRRQQFTAIDIVSKIRYLAVKDGLSNSNSIAFVREALAFYESIGITVECVQTDNHSTFTNLSTGGNKKRDHELRRIHPFTQYLLDRGIEHKLSRPGTPQHNGFVERSHRTDEEEFYHVTKTTELDVVAFNEAMKLWQNEYNRVRRHSSCNNLPPMEHYEAVWKGTVTHV